In Blautia wexlerae DSM 19850, a single window of DNA contains:
- a CDS encoding aldehyde dehydrogenase: protein MTETEIKEIVQKQRSYFYTGVTLPVEKRLDALKKLKTCIQKYEPLINEALKRDLGKSNFESYMCEVGLVLSELSYMIRHTPSYAKEKTVLTPLAQFASRSYKKPSPYGVVLVMSPWNYPFLLTIDPLIDAIAAGNTVVLKPSAYSPHTSRVIETIITECFDSQYVAVVNGGRAENNTLLNEHFDYIFFTGSQHVGREVMAKASVHLTPVTLELGGKSPCIVEKSANLKLAARRIVFGKYLNCGQTCVAPDYIYCDREIKDELIRQIQKQIRKQFGSTPLNNKNYGKIINEKHFTRICNLIDPSKVVCGGDNNPGALQIAPTVMDNVTFGDAIMQEEIFGPVLPVLTYDSLDEAIEKVNSMAHPLALYIFTSDKEAAEKVTSRCGFGGGCVNDTIIHLATSEMGFGGFGESGMGSYHGKDGFHTFSHYKSIVDKKTWLDLPMRYQPYRKIYEKLLRKFLK, encoded by the coding sequence ATGACAGAAACAGAAATTAAAGAAATCGTTCAGAAACAACGCAGCTATTTTTACACAGGTGTCACTTTACCGGTAGAAAAAAGGCTGGATGCCTTAAAAAAATTAAAGACCTGTATTCAGAAATATGAACCACTGATCAATGAAGCACTGAAACGTGACCTTGGAAAAAGTAACTTTGAATCCTATATGTGTGAAGTGGGACTTGTGCTCTCAGAACTCAGCTACATGATCCGCCATACACCTTCCTATGCAAAAGAAAAAACAGTACTGACTCCCCTTGCCCAGTTCGCTTCCAGAAGCTATAAGAAGCCATCTCCTTATGGTGTTGTCCTGGTTATGAGCCCATGGAATTATCCTTTCCTGCTCACCATTGATCCGCTGATCGATGCGATTGCAGCCGGAAATACAGTTGTACTGAAACCAAGCGCCTACTCTCCTCACACCAGCCGGGTGATTGAAACCATTATCACCGAATGTTTTGATTCCCAGTATGTGGCTGTGGTAAACGGCGGACGTGCGGAAAATAACACTCTTCTCAATGAACATTTTGACTATATTTTCTTTACAGGAAGCCAGCATGTTGGCAGGGAAGTAATGGCAAAAGCATCTGTACATCTGACCCCGGTTACCCTGGAGCTGGGCGGTAAAAGCCCCTGCATTGTAGAGAAAAGTGCCAACCTGAAACTTGCAGCCAGAAGAATTGTATTTGGAAAATATCTCAACTGTGGTCAGACCTGTGTAGCACCTGATTATATTTACTGCGACAGAGAAATCAAGGATGAACTGATCCGACAGATCCAGAAACAGATCAGGAAACAGTTTGGTTCCACACCTCTGAATAATAAGAATTATGGGAAAATTATTAATGAAAAGCACTTTACTCGTATCTGCAATCTGATTGATCCCAGCAAGGTAGTCTGCGGCGGTGACAACAATCCGGGAGCTCTTCAGATTGCTCCTACTGTTATGGATAATGTAACCTTCGGGGATGCAATAATGCAGGAGGAAATCTTCGGTCCTGTGCTTCCTGTGCTGACCTATGATTCCCTGGATGAGGCCATCGAAAAGGTCAACTCCATGGCACATCCTCTGGCACTATATATCTTCACCTCCGACAAAGAAGCTGCGGAAAAAGTTACTTCCCGCTGTGGATTCGGAGGCGGATGTGTCAATGACACCATCATCCACCTGGCAACCAGTGAAATGGGATTTGGCGGCTTTGGTGAAAGCGGAATGGGTTCCTACCATGGCAAAGACGGTTTTCATACCTTCTCCCACTATAAGAGTATTGTAGACAAAAAAACATGGCTGGATCTGCCAATGAGATACCAGCCATATAGAAAAATTTATGAAAAATTATTGAGGAAGTTCCTGAAATAA
- a CDS encoding GTP pyrophosphokinase, whose translation MSERKNRIEARKDELIRRSLLSEEFLEMIQKNKRPFDLLMSYYQCAVMEIETKFRVLNQEYSLEYDKNPIEGIKTRIKSYDSIVRKIRRKNIPMSLTAIEENIKDIAGVRVICSFPEDIYELADSFLRQDDIVLIEKKDYIKNPKPSGYRSLHLIVQVPIFLQKNKKMVNVEVQFRTIAMDFWASLEHKLRYKKDIPADQAQQLQEELLACATQSAQLDNRMQEIRNQLVSRADKGNQS comes from the coding sequence ATGTCGGAACGAAAAAACCGTATAGAAGCCAGAAAGGACGAGCTGATCCGCAGGAGTCTGCTGTCTGAAGAATTTCTGGAAATGATCCAGAAAAATAAAAGGCCCTTTGATCTGCTGATGTCTTACTATCAGTGTGCTGTCATGGAGATTGAGACAAAATTCAGAGTGCTGAATCAGGAGTATTCCCTGGAATATGATAAAAATCCTATCGAGGGTATTAAAACCAGAATTAAATCTTATGACAGCATTGTGCGGAAAATACGCAGAAAAAATATTCCCATGTCTTTAACTGCTATAGAAGAAAATATCAAGGATATCGCAGGTGTCCGGGTAATCTGTTCTTTTCCGGAGGATATCTATGAGCTGGCAGACAGCTTTCTGCGTCAGGATGATATTGTACTGATCGAGAAAAAAGATTATATAAAAAATCCAAAACCCAGTGGTTACAGAAGCCTGCATCTGATCGTGCAGGTGCCTATCTTTCTGCAGAAAAACAAAAAAATGGTAAATGTGGAAGTCCAGTTTCGAACTATTGCCATGGATTTCTGGGCAAGTCTGGAACATAAGCTTCGCTATAAAAAAGATATCCCGGCAGATCAGGCACAGCAATTGCAGGAGGAGCTTCTGGCGTGTGCCACCCAGAGTGCTCAGTTGGATAACCGGATGCAGGAAATTCGTAATCAACTGGTCAGCAGAGCTGATAAGGGGAATCAATCCTGA
- a CDS encoding restriction endonuclease: MDGYEFEYQCAKILKRKHFSKIKVTQSSGDQGIDIIAFKHRKKYGIQCKYYTHPVGNKAVQEAYAGANFYDCDKAVVMTNITFTKSATQLAQKLDVELWPNCPVTPFYSLPFKIISLLNAVLFLYAVLAFLSLKPEFDFIHLPFVPDTLTLVIILTASISGIFGWSFFLCNLIAAGAYLYLAFHTLILPTYAETGSCTNIHMLSLIPAGVYLLHAGWIKIRK; the protein is encoded by the coding sequence ATGGATGGATATGAATTTGAATATCAATGTGCAAAGATACTAAAGCGAAAGCATTTTTCTAAAATAAAAGTAACCCAAAGCTCCGGAGACCAGGGAATCGATATCATTGCTTTCAAACATCGAAAAAAATACGGGATACAATGTAAATATTACACCCATCCTGTTGGAAATAAAGCCGTTCAGGAAGCCTATGCAGGTGCAAACTTCTACGACTGCGATAAAGCTGTTGTAATGACAAATATAACCTTTACAAAGTCAGCAACCCAGCTTGCACAGAAACTGGATGTTGAACTATGGCCCAACTGCCCTGTTACACCCTTTTACAGTTTACCGTTTAAAATCATAAGTTTATTAAATGCAGTTCTTTTTCTTTACGCAGTGCTCGCATTTCTCTCCCTGAAACCTGAATTTGATTTTATTCATCTTCCCTTTGTTCCTGATACCCTGACGCTGGTCATCATTCTTACAGCTTCTATTTCCGGTATCTTCGGCTGGAGTTTTTTTCTGTGTAATCTCATTGCTGCAGGTGCATACCTTTATCTTGCATTTCATACACTCATTCTGCCGACATATGCAGAAACAGGCAGCTGCACAAATATACACATGCTTTCCCTGATTCCGGCAGGCGTATATCTGCTTCATGCAGGATGGATAAAAATCAGGAAATAA
- a CDS encoding DUF4317 family protein has protein sequence MNKKDTKINRNDMLELTRRMTLSRNCFVRAAGAYIDDEGYIDNTFNVSFKNMSKHDQQVNLDLAKTIPFSKTNEQLKCYKFPEGDMAYDSIHKLLMALSQYGLKDDLLVQTLCEQLAEGICSTRDSSNRTNRLQGQEFGIYIYHGIYDIPKKGSDHSEQWESEEIYSFLICVVAPVDKDYNAGTPKCGFIFPAFEDRSAEPGKIDVFFEIPEHLDEGFLKSLIVYQKI, from the coding sequence ATGAATAAAAAAGATACAAAGATCAACCGAAATGATATGCTGGAATTAACCCGCAGGATGACATTATCCAGAAACTGCTTTGTGCGTGCAGCAGGAGCATATATAGATGATGAGGGATACATAGATAATACCTTCAATGTAAGCTTCAAAAATATGAGCAAACATGATCAGCAGGTAAATCTGGATCTTGCGAAAACCATTCCTTTTTCCAAAACAAATGAACAGTTAAAATGTTATAAATTCCCTGAAGGGGATATGGCATATGACAGCATCCATAAACTACTGATGGCATTATCACAATACGGATTAAAAGATGATCTTCTGGTTCAGACTCTCTGTGAACAGCTTGCGGAGGGAATCTGCAGTACAAGAGATTCATCAAATAGAACAAACCGTCTGCAGGGACAGGAGTTTGGAATTTATATTTATCATGGAATATATGATATTCCCAAGAAAGGCTCAGACCACAGCGAACAGTGGGAGTCAGAAGAAATATACAGTTTCCTGATCTGTGTGGTGGCTCCGGTAGATAAAGATTACAATGCCGGAACTCCAAAATGCGGCTTTATTTTCCCTGCCTTTGAAGACCGTTCCGCAGAACCTGGAAAAATAGATGTATTCTTTGAAATACCGGAGCATCTGGACGAAGGATTTCTGAAAAGTCTGATTGTATATCAAAAGATTTGA
- a CDS encoding transposase — protein sequence MLKNTPAGYKKEYPWLKEVDSLAANVQLNLEGAFRKFFREPGVGFPHYKSKKHSRKSYTTNMVNGNIRLQDRFLKLPKMQPVKIKLHRMIPEGWKLKSVTVSREPSGKYFASLLFDCENQTAEKRQAEKFLGMDFAMHGMCVFSTGERAGYPMFYRNAEKKLAREQRKLSRCEKGSRNYQKQKKKVALYHEKIKNQRKDFQHKLSYSLAEDYDAVCVEDLNLKGIAGGLHFGKGIQDNGYGQFLSMLGYKLEERGKYLIKVDRYFASSKICSVCGHKKKESLALSERIYLCECGNRMDRDVNAAVNILKEGKRIYKKCA from the coding sequence ATGCTGAAAAATACGCCGGCCGGATATAAAAAAGAATATCCATGGCTGAAAGAGGTGGATTCTCTTGCGGCGAATGTACAGTTAAATCTGGAAGGGGCTTTCCGGAAATTTTTCCGGGAACCGGGAGTGGGATTTCCGCATTATAAATCAAAAAAACATTCGCGGAAATCCTATACAACGAATATGGTAAATGGGAATATCCGTCTGCAGGACAGGTTCCTGAAACTGCCAAAGATGCAGCCGGTAAAAATAAAACTCCACCGTATGATCCCGGAGGGATGGAAGCTGAAATCAGTGACTGTGAGCAGGGAACCGTCCGGAAAATATTTTGCCAGCCTGCTGTTCGACTGTGAAAACCAAACAGCGGAGAAAAGACAGGCGGAAAAATTTCTGGGGATGGATTTTGCCATGCATGGGATGTGTGTATTTTCTACCGGTGAAAGAGCCGGATATCCCATGTTTTACCGGAATGCAGAGAAAAAACTTGCCCGGGAACAGAGAAAACTTTCCAGATGTGAAAAGGGCAGCCGTAACTATCAGAAACAGAAGAAAAAGGTTGCTTTATATCATGAAAAGATAAAGAACCAGAGGAAGGATTTCCAGCATAAGCTCAGCTACAGCCTTGCAGAAGACTATGACGCAGTATGTGTGGAGGATCTGAACCTGAAGGGGATAGCCGGAGGCCTGCATTTCGGAAAAGGGATACAGGATAACGGATACGGTCAGTTCCTTTCCATGCTTGGATATAAGCTGGAAGAACGTGGAAAATATCTGATAAAAGTAGACAGATATTTTGCATCCAGTAAGATATGCAGCGTATGCGGACATAAAAAGAAAGAGTCACTTGCATTATCAGAACGGATATACCTATGCGAATGTGGAAACCGGATGGACCGGGATGTGAATGCGGCGGTCAATATTCTGAAAGAAGGAAAAAGAATATATAAAAAATGTGCATAA
- a CDS encoding helix-turn-helix domain-containing protein, which yields MRKINRAVKIRIYPNKEQITQIEKTIGCSRFLYNRMLADKIRHYQEEKRC from the coding sequence GTGAGAAAGATAAACCGGGCAGTAAAAATAAGGATCTATCCAAATAAAGAACAGATAACCCAGATAGAGAAGACGATCGGCTGCAGTCGTTTTCTCTATAACCGGATGCTTGCGGATAAGATCCGCCATTATCAGGAAGAAAAAAGATGCTGA
- a CDS encoding recombinase family protein, with translation MNTAVNEYNYRFKLTDYSLFDRNRARKVAIYGRVSTEHEAQLSALENQLQWYDDQVKYHPNWTVCERYIDEGITGTQAKKRPAFLKMIEDAKQGKFDLIVTREVCRFARNVVDTLVVTRELKGIGVEVFFIDDNIWTMDGDGELRLSLMATLAQEESRKTSERVKAGQKISRDNGVLYGNGNILGYDRVGDTYVINEEQAETVRMIYDLYLQGYGSMKIAKILTERKRKTASGLIKWSVSNIMRAIKNATYTGTKCYNKSRSNNFLEQKRINNLDMSTYEYVEGDFPSIISQEIWNKAQAIRESRVKPVCVSAGKNTHSKRDSRDIWVNKLRCSCGSSYRKNKWHTKLDGKTSYGYQCYNQLNNGIKRKRAEIGLDTEGYCDSRMITDWKLDFMAKALLEHLWTERKESVLIALDLIKYYYKEEKSNETQSDTVTIQAKLDKANSRLTNLIAMRADGEISKDEYQAMRSPVDEEIKKLQKALDEIPQEKSNPKGLDIEGIRSTLNSFIDFSGSTISHDVVNQFVYLITPTSDTTFDWYVNLNGTADVKATFTAEGRKKNCIIKLEEIEKISSVHREKNEDNAHFIKNPHIFTYLHRQLSLRRMHN, from the coding sequence ATGAACACAGCAGTAAATGAATATAATTACAGATTTAAGCTCACAGATTATTCTCTGTTTGACAGAAACAGAGCCAGAAAAGTTGCTATTTATGGTCGTGTTTCAACAGAACACGAAGCACAGTTATCTGCATTGGAAAATCAGTTACAATGGTATGATGACCAAGTAAAATATCATCCGAACTGGACGGTCTGTGAACGATATATTGATGAAGGTATCACGGGAACACAGGCAAAAAAACGCCCTGCCTTTTTGAAAATGATTGAAGATGCCAAGCAAGGTAAATTTGATTTAATTGTTACCAGAGAGGTATGCCGTTTTGCACGAAATGTTGTGGATACCCTTGTTGTTACAAGAGAGTTAAAAGGCATAGGCGTTGAGGTGTTTTTTATCGACGATAATATTTGGACAATGGACGGAGATGGAGAACTGCGGCTATCTCTTATGGCAACATTGGCACAGGAAGAAAGTCGCAAGACTTCCGAGCGTGTAAAAGCAGGTCAGAAAATCAGCCGTGATAATGGTGTTCTCTATGGAAACGGTAATATTTTAGGTTATGACCGTGTTGGAGATACCTATGTTATCAATGAGGAACAGGCAGAAACGGTCAGAATGATATATGATTTGTATCTGCAAGGTTATGGCTCGATGAAAATCGCAAAGATTTTGACGGAGCGAAAAAGGAAAACAGCTTCTGGACTTATAAAGTGGAGCGTTTCAAATATTATGAGAGCGATTAAAAATGCCACTTACACAGGAACAAAGTGTTACAACAAATCCAGAAGCAATAACTTTTTAGAGCAGAAGCGAATAAACAATCTTGATATGTCCACTTATGAATATGTTGAGGGTGATTTCCCTTCTATTATTTCTCAAGAGATATGGAATAAAGCACAGGCGATAAGGGAAAGTAGAGTAAAACCTGTATGTGTATCGGCAGGGAAAAACACACATAGTAAGCGTGATTCACGAGATATATGGGTCAATAAGCTACGTTGTTCCTGCGGCTCATCATACCGTAAAAATAAATGGCATACGAAATTGGACGGAAAAACCTCTTACGGTTATCAATGCTACAATCAGCTTAACAACGGAATTAAACGGAAAAGAGCTGAAATCGGTTTAGATACTGAGGGATATTGTGACAGCAGAATGATAACCGATTGGAAACTCGATTTTATGGCAAAAGCTTTGTTAGAGCATCTCTGGACGGAGAGAAAAGAGTCTGTACTGATTGCGTTAGACCTTATTAAGTATTATTATAAGGAAGAAAAATCTAACGAAACTCAATCCGATACGGTAACGATACAGGCGAAATTGGATAAGGCAAATAGCAGACTGACTAACTTGATTGCTATGAGAGCTGATGGAGAGATTTCCAAGGACGAGTATCAAGCAATGAGAAGTCCTGTCGATGAAGAAATCAAGAAACTTCAAAAAGCACTTGATGAAATTCCACAGGAAAAAAGCAATCCGAAAGGATTGGATATAGAGGGTATCCGTTCCACTCTGAACAGCTTTATTGATTTTAGTGGTAGCACTATCAGCCACGATGTTGTCAATCAGTTTGTATATCTGATAACACCGACATCGGATACTACATTTGATTGGTATGTTAATCTGAATGGGACAGCAGATGTGAAAGCAACCTTTACAGCGGAAGGCAGAAAGAAAAACTGCATTATCAAATTGGAGGAAATCGAAAAGATTTCCTCGGTACATAGGGAAAAGAATGAGGACAATGCTCATTTCATTAAAAACCCCCATATTTTTACCTATCTGCACAGGCAGCTATCGCTGAGAAGAATGCATAATTAG
- a CDS encoding type II toxin-antitoxin system PemK/MazF family toxin → MERKIKRGDIYYANLNPVIGSEQGGTRPVLIISNDVGNKHSPTVIVAPITSRIHTKAKLPTHTLINDFEGLDKNSIILFEQIRTIDKQRLRKYVGMLSTVIMARADKALAISISLREVNNE, encoded by the coding sequence ATGGAAAGAAAAATCAAGCGTGGAGATATTTACTACGCAAATCTAAATCCTGTTATCGGCTCGGAGCAAGGCGGAACAAGACCTGTACTTATCATTTCAAACGATGTCGGCAATAAGCATAGCCCTACGGTCATTGTCGCACCCATCACAAGCCGAATACACACTAAAGCAAAATTGCCGACACACACTTTAATCAATGATTTTGAAGGTTTGGATAAGAACTCAATTATCCTGTTTGAACAAATCCGCACCATAGACAAACAACGCCTGCGTAAATATGTTGGTATGCTATCCACAGTCATAATGGCAAGAGCCGATAAAGCTCTTGCCATTAGTATTTCTTTGAGGGAGGTCAATAATGAATGA
- a CDS encoding RNA polymerase sigma factor yields MNEKHPNRKKDKHNPYTLMIVEGRYYLSFKDGRGVMQNIEIEKVLYDLFNRFELEDISYLNRVSRHIEHSELTENSLNDRVFYKEESLEETVSRCIEYELLHKAISKLPETQRRRLLLYFFGELSYEQIAKLEGCTKMAVKGSVDIALKKLKKLFEKF; encoded by the coding sequence ATGAATGAAAAACATCCTAACCGAAAAAAGGACAAGCATAACCCTTATACGCTGATGATTGTAGAGGGCAGATATTACCTCTCTTTTAAAGATGGGCGGGGTGTTATGCAAAATATTGAAATAGAGAAAGTGCTGTATGACCTGTTTAACCGTTTTGAGCTTGAGGATATTTCCTATCTTAATCGGGTGAGCAGGCACATTGAACACTCCGAGTTGACAGAAAACTCCTTGAATGACCGAGTTTTTTATAAGGAAGAAAGTCTTGAGGAAACCGTTTCAAGGTGCATCGAATACGAACTGCTACATAAGGCAATATCAAAACTGCCCGAAACACAAAGACGCAGGCTGCTGTTGTACTTTTTCGGAGAGTTGTCCTATGAGCAGATTGCCAAGTTGGAGGGATGCACCAAAATGGCGGTTAAAGGAAGCGTTGACATTGCACTAAAGAAGTTAAAAAAACTTTTTGAAAAATTTTAA
- a CDS encoding cysteine-rich KTR domain-containing protein: MISEWIICPICGNKTRDRVREDTVLKNYPLYCPKCKKETLINAKKLHITVIKEPDA; the protein is encoded by the coding sequence ATGATTTCAGAATGGATAATTTGCCCGATTTGTGGCAACAAAACCCGTGATAGAGTTAGAGAAGATACTGTTTTAAAGAATTATCCTCTTTACTGTCCGAAATGTAAGAAAGAAACTTTAATAAATGCAAAGAAATTACATATAACCGTCATCAAAGAGCCAGACGCATAG
- a CDS encoding sensor histidine kinase: protein MKHFVIYRKLILIIGTATAVVSVGVFFFMEDILFRTLFISFAFVFFGGLLFLLDFLHNRYNDNLLEEITLLIEALVEQQERTVFSEAEDTLTARLQHQLLKLRNILKAQNQMLTQEKEQIKTLISDISHQIKTPVAAANTFAQLLGDTGLSDEERREYIATLQMSLEKLTFLTNSLIKMSRLESGIIRLKPEQSSLNDIVMQAVKTVYAKARDKNITITFDCGQTFEALLDFNWTAEAVTNVLDNAVKYTPSGGVVDLKITEYPSYLRLDVSDNGIGIPEEEQAKIFGRFYRGKQSAGVDGVGIGLYLTRDIVNKQNGYIKVASDEKGTIFSLFLKKV, encoded by the coding sequence ATGAAGCATTTTGTGATTTATAGAAAACTGATTTTAATTATAGGTACTGCTACGGCGGTGGTATCTGTTGGTGTGTTCTTTTTTATGGAGGACATCCTTTTCCGTACGCTTTTTATCTCTTTTGCATTTGTATTTTTTGGGGGTCTGTTGTTCCTGCTGGACTTTCTGCACAACCGCTATAATGATAATCTGTTAGAGGAGATTACGCTGCTCATTGAAGCATTGGTAGAACAGCAGGAACGGACGGTCTTTTCAGAAGCTGAGGATACCCTGACCGCACGGCTGCAGCATCAACTTCTAAAACTCCGCAATATTTTAAAGGCACAGAATCAAATGCTGACACAGGAGAAAGAACAGATTAAAACTTTAATCTCCGATATTTCGCATCAAATTAAAACGCCCGTAGCAGCGGCAAACACCTTTGCACAGTTATTAGGTGATACAGGGTTATCCGATGAGGAGAGAAGGGAATATATTGCCACCTTGCAGATGTCCCTTGAAAAGCTGACTTTTTTGACAAACAGTTTGATTAAAATGTCCCGTTTGGAAAGTGGCATTATCCGATTAAAACCTGAACAAAGCAGTTTAAATGATATTGTTATGCAAGCGGTAAAAACGGTTTATGCCAAAGCAAGGGATAAAAATATTACGATTACCTTTGATTGTGGGCAGACCTTTGAAGCCCTGCTTGATTTTAACTGGACGGCAGAAGCTGTTACCAATGTACTTGACAATGCTGTGAAATATACACCAAGCGGAGGAGTTGTGGACTTGAAAATCACCGAATATCCATCGTATTTGCGATTGGATGTATCCGATAACGGAATTGGCATTCCTGAAGAAGAACAGGCAAAAATCTTCGGCAGATTTTACCGTGGAAAGCAGTCAGCAGGAGTTGACGGTGTAGGGATCGGTTTATATCTTACCCGTGATATTGTGAATAAGCAGAACGGGTATATCAAGGTGGCATCCGATGAAAAAGGTACGATATTTTCTTTATTCTTGAAAAAAGTTTAG